The Thunnus albacares chromosome 21, fThuAlb1.1, whole genome shotgun sequence genome window below encodes:
- the pde7a gene encoding high affinity cAMP-specific 3',5'-cyclic phosphodiesterase 7A isoform X3, which yields MEVCYQLPVLPLDRPVPKHVLSRRGAISFSSSSSLFGAPDPRQLSQRRGAISYDSSDQTALYIRMLDVRVRSQVGFEPERRSSHPYLCIDFRTLHVRLGCGSASSAPERRVHRLLSFQRYLHSSRLLRGVPQQIPLHILDEDYTGQARCMLEKVGNWNFDIFLFDRLTNGNSLITLTFHLLNQYGLVELFQLDMVKLWRFLVMVQEDYHGDNPYHNAVHAADVTQAMYCYMREPMLAKSLTSYDILLGLLAAATHDLDHPGVNQPFLIKTDHYLATLYRNTSVLENHHWKSAVGLLRETGLFSHLPAEDRLSMERELGSLILATDISRQNDYLSRFRLHLDQENLCLSSASHRHFILQMALKCADICNPCRPWELSKQWSEKVTEEFFQQGDIERKHKLEVSPLCDRDNNTVGNIQIGFMTYVAEPLFAEWARFSDTRLSQTMLGHMGLNKASWGGLQQEQTAVSEEGEPSTAGADTEDGAAPRRNGNTATGAGGTSSKEIPQGSRES from the exons agacgCGGGGCCATCTCCTATGACAGCTCAGACCAGACGGCACTGTACATTCGCATGCTAG ATGTGAGAGTGAGAAGTCAGGTTGGATTTGAACCAGAACGAAGAAGCTCCCACCCGTACCTGTGCATTGACTTCCGAACTCTTCACG tgcGGCTGGGCTGTGGGTCTGCCAGCTCTGCTCCTGAAAGGAGGGTCCACAGACTGCTCAGCTTCCAGAGGTACCTGCACTCGTCCCGCCTGCTGCGGGGAGTCCCCCAGCAGATCCCCCTCCACATCCTGGATGAAGACTACACTGGACAGGCCAGA TGCATGCTGGAAAAAGTCGGGAACTGGAATTTTGATATTTTCCTCTTCGATAGGTTGACAAATG GAAACAGCCTGATCACTCTGACCTTCCACCTGCTGAACCAGTATGGCCTGGTGGAGCTCTTCCAGCTGGACATGGTCAAACTATGGAGGTTCCTGGTCATGGTCCAGGAGGATTACCACGGCGACAACCCCTACCACAACGCAGTCCACGCTGCAGATGTCACACAGGCCATGTACTGCTATATGCGGGAGCCCATG CTTGCAAAGTCTCTAACCTCCTATGACATCCTACTGGGACTGCTAGCAGCCGCCACTCATGACCTGGACCATCCTGGGGTCAACCAGCCTTTCCTCATCAAGACTGACCACTATCTCGCTACACTCTACAGG AATACCTCAGTTCTGGAAAATCACCACTGGAAGTCAGCAGTGGGGCTGCTCAGAGAGACTGGGCTGTTCTCCCACCTGCCAGCTGAGGACAG GCTGAGCATGGAGAGGGAGTTAGGCTCCTTAATCTTGGCCACGGACATCAGCAGACAGAATGATTACCTGTCCAGGTTTCGTCTGCACCTGGACCAGGAGAACCTGTGCTTGAGCAGTGCCAGCCACCGCCACTTCATCCTGCAG ATGGCTCTGAAGTGTGCGGACATCTGTAACCCCTGCAGACCCTGGGAGCTGAGCAAACAGTGGAGTGAGAAAGTCACTGAGGAGTTCTTCCAACAAG GAGACATTGAGAGGAAGCACAAACTTGAAGTCAGCCCACTTTGTGACAGAGACAACAACACAGTTGGCAACATTCAAATAG GCTTCATGACATATGTGGCGGAGCCGCTGTTTGCAGAGTGGGCCCGTTTCTCCGACACGCGTCTGTCCCAGACCATGCTGGGCCACATGGGGCTGAACAAGGCCAGCTGGGGCGGCCTGCAGCAGGAACAAACCGCTGTCTCCGAGGAGGGAGAGCCCAGCACAGCCGGCGCAGACACCGAAGACGGCGCCGCTCCCCGAAGAAACGGCAACACAGCTACAGGCGCAGGAGGAACCAGCTCCAAAGAAATACCTCAGGGAAGCAGAGAATCCTGA
- the pde7a gene encoding high affinity cAMP-specific 3',5'-cyclic phosphodiesterase 7A isoform X1, which produces MEVCYQLPVLPLDRPVPKHVLSRRGAISFSSSSSLFGAPDPRQLSQRRGAISYDSSDQTALYIRMLGTCVIFKQLFARDVRVRSQVGFEPERRSSHPYLCIDFRTLHVRLGCGSASSAPERRVHRLLSFQRYLHSSRLLRGVPQQIPLHILDEDYTGQARCMLEKVGNWNFDIFLFDRLTNGNSLITLTFHLLNQYGLVELFQLDMVKLWRFLVMVQEDYHGDNPYHNAVHAADVTQAMYCYMREPMLAKSLTSYDILLGLLAAATHDLDHPGVNQPFLIKTDHYLATLYRNTSVLENHHWKSAVGLLRETGLFSHLPAEDRLSMERELGSLILATDISRQNDYLSRFRLHLDQENLCLSSASHRHFILQMALKCADICNPCRPWELSKQWSEKVTEEFFQQGDIERKHKLEVSPLCDRDNNTVGNIQIGFMTYVAEPLFAEWARFSDTRLSQTMLGHMGLNKASWGGLQQEQTAVSEEGEPSTAGADTEDGAAPRRNGNTATGAGGTSSKEIPQGSRES; this is translated from the exons agacgCGGGGCCATCTCCTATGACAGCTCAGACCAGACGGCACTGTACATTCGCATGCTAG GAACTTGTGTAATATTCAAACAGCTGTTTGCAA GAGATGTGAGAGTGAGAAGTCAGGTTGGATTTGAACCAGAACGAAGAAGCTCCCACCCGTACCTGTGCATTGACTTCCGAACTCTTCACG tgcGGCTGGGCTGTGGGTCTGCCAGCTCTGCTCCTGAAAGGAGGGTCCACAGACTGCTCAGCTTCCAGAGGTACCTGCACTCGTCCCGCCTGCTGCGGGGAGTCCCCCAGCAGATCCCCCTCCACATCCTGGATGAAGACTACACTGGACAGGCCAGA TGCATGCTGGAAAAAGTCGGGAACTGGAATTTTGATATTTTCCTCTTCGATAGGTTGACAAATG GAAACAGCCTGATCACTCTGACCTTCCACCTGCTGAACCAGTATGGCCTGGTGGAGCTCTTCCAGCTGGACATGGTCAAACTATGGAGGTTCCTGGTCATGGTCCAGGAGGATTACCACGGCGACAACCCCTACCACAACGCAGTCCACGCTGCAGATGTCACACAGGCCATGTACTGCTATATGCGGGAGCCCATG CTTGCAAAGTCTCTAACCTCCTATGACATCCTACTGGGACTGCTAGCAGCCGCCACTCATGACCTGGACCATCCTGGGGTCAACCAGCCTTTCCTCATCAAGACTGACCACTATCTCGCTACACTCTACAGG AATACCTCAGTTCTGGAAAATCACCACTGGAAGTCAGCAGTGGGGCTGCTCAGAGAGACTGGGCTGTTCTCCCACCTGCCAGCTGAGGACAG GCTGAGCATGGAGAGGGAGTTAGGCTCCTTAATCTTGGCCACGGACATCAGCAGACAGAATGATTACCTGTCCAGGTTTCGTCTGCACCTGGACCAGGAGAACCTGTGCTTGAGCAGTGCCAGCCACCGCCACTTCATCCTGCAG ATGGCTCTGAAGTGTGCGGACATCTGTAACCCCTGCAGACCCTGGGAGCTGAGCAAACAGTGGAGTGAGAAAGTCACTGAGGAGTTCTTCCAACAAG GAGACATTGAGAGGAAGCACAAACTTGAAGTCAGCCCACTTTGTGACAGAGACAACAACACAGTTGGCAACATTCAAATAG GCTTCATGACATATGTGGCGGAGCCGCTGTTTGCAGAGTGGGCCCGTTTCTCCGACACGCGTCTGTCCCAGACCATGCTGGGCCACATGGGGCTGAACAAGGCCAGCTGGGGCGGCCTGCAGCAGGAACAAACCGCTGTCTCCGAGGAGGGAGAGCCCAGCACAGCCGGCGCAGACACCGAAGACGGCGCCGCTCCCCGAAGAAACGGCAACACAGCTACAGGCGCAGGAGGAACCAGCTCCAAAGAAATACCTCAGGGAAGCAGAGAATCCTGA
- the pde7a gene encoding high affinity cAMP-specific 3',5'-cyclic phosphodiesterase 7A isoform X2 encodes MEVCYQLPVLPLDRPVPKHVLSRRGAISFSSSSSLFGAPDPRQLSQRRGAISYDSSDQTALYIRMLGDVRVRSQVGFEPERRSSHPYLCIDFRTLHVRLGCGSASSAPERRVHRLLSFQRYLHSSRLLRGVPQQIPLHILDEDYTGQARCMLEKVGNWNFDIFLFDRLTNGNSLITLTFHLLNQYGLVELFQLDMVKLWRFLVMVQEDYHGDNPYHNAVHAADVTQAMYCYMREPMLAKSLTSYDILLGLLAAATHDLDHPGVNQPFLIKTDHYLATLYRNTSVLENHHWKSAVGLLRETGLFSHLPAEDRLSMERELGSLILATDISRQNDYLSRFRLHLDQENLCLSSASHRHFILQMALKCADICNPCRPWELSKQWSEKVTEEFFQQGDIERKHKLEVSPLCDRDNNTVGNIQIGFMTYVAEPLFAEWARFSDTRLSQTMLGHMGLNKASWGGLQQEQTAVSEEGEPSTAGADTEDGAAPRRNGNTATGAGGTSSKEIPQGSRES; translated from the exons agacgCGGGGCCATCTCCTATGACAGCTCAGACCAGACGGCACTGTACATTCGCATGCTAG GAGATGTGAGAGTGAGAAGTCAGGTTGGATTTGAACCAGAACGAAGAAGCTCCCACCCGTACCTGTGCATTGACTTCCGAACTCTTCACG tgcGGCTGGGCTGTGGGTCTGCCAGCTCTGCTCCTGAAAGGAGGGTCCACAGACTGCTCAGCTTCCAGAGGTACCTGCACTCGTCCCGCCTGCTGCGGGGAGTCCCCCAGCAGATCCCCCTCCACATCCTGGATGAAGACTACACTGGACAGGCCAGA TGCATGCTGGAAAAAGTCGGGAACTGGAATTTTGATATTTTCCTCTTCGATAGGTTGACAAATG GAAACAGCCTGATCACTCTGACCTTCCACCTGCTGAACCAGTATGGCCTGGTGGAGCTCTTCCAGCTGGACATGGTCAAACTATGGAGGTTCCTGGTCATGGTCCAGGAGGATTACCACGGCGACAACCCCTACCACAACGCAGTCCACGCTGCAGATGTCACACAGGCCATGTACTGCTATATGCGGGAGCCCATG CTTGCAAAGTCTCTAACCTCCTATGACATCCTACTGGGACTGCTAGCAGCCGCCACTCATGACCTGGACCATCCTGGGGTCAACCAGCCTTTCCTCATCAAGACTGACCACTATCTCGCTACACTCTACAGG AATACCTCAGTTCTGGAAAATCACCACTGGAAGTCAGCAGTGGGGCTGCTCAGAGAGACTGGGCTGTTCTCCCACCTGCCAGCTGAGGACAG GCTGAGCATGGAGAGGGAGTTAGGCTCCTTAATCTTGGCCACGGACATCAGCAGACAGAATGATTACCTGTCCAGGTTTCGTCTGCACCTGGACCAGGAGAACCTGTGCTTGAGCAGTGCCAGCCACCGCCACTTCATCCTGCAG ATGGCTCTGAAGTGTGCGGACATCTGTAACCCCTGCAGACCCTGGGAGCTGAGCAAACAGTGGAGTGAGAAAGTCACTGAGGAGTTCTTCCAACAAG GAGACATTGAGAGGAAGCACAAACTTGAAGTCAGCCCACTTTGTGACAGAGACAACAACACAGTTGGCAACATTCAAATAG GCTTCATGACATATGTGGCGGAGCCGCTGTTTGCAGAGTGGGCCCGTTTCTCCGACACGCGTCTGTCCCAGACCATGCTGGGCCACATGGGGCTGAACAAGGCCAGCTGGGGCGGCCTGCAGCAGGAACAAACCGCTGTCTCCGAGGAGGGAGAGCCCAGCACAGCCGGCGCAGACACCGAAGACGGCGCCGCTCCCCGAAGAAACGGCAACACAGCTACAGGCGCAGGAGGAACCAGCTCCAAAGAAATACCTCAGGGAAGCAGAGAATCCTGA
- the pde7a gene encoding high affinity cAMP-specific 3',5'-cyclic phosphodiesterase 7A isoform X5, which yields MLGDVRVRSQVGFEPERRSSHPYLCIDFRTLHVRLGCGSASSAPERRVHRLLSFQRYLHSSRLLRGVPQQIPLHILDEDYTGQARCMLEKVGNWNFDIFLFDRLTNGNSLITLTFHLLNQYGLVELFQLDMVKLWRFLVMVQEDYHGDNPYHNAVHAADVTQAMYCYMREPMLAKSLTSYDILLGLLAAATHDLDHPGVNQPFLIKTDHYLATLYRNTSVLENHHWKSAVGLLRETGLFSHLPAEDRLSMERELGSLILATDISRQNDYLSRFRLHLDQENLCLSSASHRHFILQMALKCADICNPCRPWELSKQWSEKVTEEFFQQGDIERKHKLEVSPLCDRDNNTVGNIQIGFMTYVAEPLFAEWARFSDTRLSQTMLGHMGLNKASWGGLQQEQTAVSEEGEPSTAGADTEDGAAPRRNGNTATGAGGTSSKEIPQGSRES from the exons ATGCTAG GAGATGTGAGAGTGAGAAGTCAGGTTGGATTTGAACCAGAACGAAGAAGCTCCCACCCGTACCTGTGCATTGACTTCCGAACTCTTCACG tgcGGCTGGGCTGTGGGTCTGCCAGCTCTGCTCCTGAAAGGAGGGTCCACAGACTGCTCAGCTTCCAGAGGTACCTGCACTCGTCCCGCCTGCTGCGGGGAGTCCCCCAGCAGATCCCCCTCCACATCCTGGATGAAGACTACACTGGACAGGCCAGA TGCATGCTGGAAAAAGTCGGGAACTGGAATTTTGATATTTTCCTCTTCGATAGGTTGACAAATG GAAACAGCCTGATCACTCTGACCTTCCACCTGCTGAACCAGTATGGCCTGGTGGAGCTCTTCCAGCTGGACATGGTCAAACTATGGAGGTTCCTGGTCATGGTCCAGGAGGATTACCACGGCGACAACCCCTACCACAACGCAGTCCACGCTGCAGATGTCACACAGGCCATGTACTGCTATATGCGGGAGCCCATG CTTGCAAAGTCTCTAACCTCCTATGACATCCTACTGGGACTGCTAGCAGCCGCCACTCATGACCTGGACCATCCTGGGGTCAACCAGCCTTTCCTCATCAAGACTGACCACTATCTCGCTACACTCTACAGG AATACCTCAGTTCTGGAAAATCACCACTGGAAGTCAGCAGTGGGGCTGCTCAGAGAGACTGGGCTGTTCTCCCACCTGCCAGCTGAGGACAG GCTGAGCATGGAGAGGGAGTTAGGCTCCTTAATCTTGGCCACGGACATCAGCAGACAGAATGATTACCTGTCCAGGTTTCGTCTGCACCTGGACCAGGAGAACCTGTGCTTGAGCAGTGCCAGCCACCGCCACTTCATCCTGCAG ATGGCTCTGAAGTGTGCGGACATCTGTAACCCCTGCAGACCCTGGGAGCTGAGCAAACAGTGGAGTGAGAAAGTCACTGAGGAGTTCTTCCAACAAG GAGACATTGAGAGGAAGCACAAACTTGAAGTCAGCCCACTTTGTGACAGAGACAACAACACAGTTGGCAACATTCAAATAG GCTTCATGACATATGTGGCGGAGCCGCTGTTTGCAGAGTGGGCCCGTTTCTCCGACACGCGTCTGTCCCAGACCATGCTGGGCCACATGGGGCTGAACAAGGCCAGCTGGGGCGGCCTGCAGCAGGAACAAACCGCTGTCTCCGAGGAGGGAGAGCCCAGCACAGCCGGCGCAGACACCGAAGACGGCGCCGCTCCCCGAAGAAACGGCAACACAGCTACAGGCGCAGGAGGAACCAGCTCCAAAGAAATACCTCAGGGAAGCAGAGAATCCTGA
- the pde7a gene encoding high affinity cAMP-specific 3',5'-cyclic phosphodiesterase 7A isoform X4: MEVCYQLPVLPLDRPVPKHVLSRRGAISFSSSSSLFGAPDPRQLSQRRGAISYDSSDQTALYIRMLVRLGCGSASSAPERRVHRLLSFQRYLHSSRLLRGVPQQIPLHILDEDYTGQARCMLEKVGNWNFDIFLFDRLTNGNSLITLTFHLLNQYGLVELFQLDMVKLWRFLVMVQEDYHGDNPYHNAVHAADVTQAMYCYMREPMLAKSLTSYDILLGLLAAATHDLDHPGVNQPFLIKTDHYLATLYRNTSVLENHHWKSAVGLLRETGLFSHLPAEDRLSMERELGSLILATDISRQNDYLSRFRLHLDQENLCLSSASHRHFILQMALKCADICNPCRPWELSKQWSEKVTEEFFQQGDIERKHKLEVSPLCDRDNNTVGNIQIGFMTYVAEPLFAEWARFSDTRLSQTMLGHMGLNKASWGGLQQEQTAVSEEGEPSTAGADTEDGAAPRRNGNTATGAGGTSSKEIPQGSRES, translated from the exons agacgCGGGGCCATCTCCTATGACAGCTCAGACCAGACGGCACTGTACATTCGCATGCTAG tgcGGCTGGGCTGTGGGTCTGCCAGCTCTGCTCCTGAAAGGAGGGTCCACAGACTGCTCAGCTTCCAGAGGTACCTGCACTCGTCCCGCCTGCTGCGGGGAGTCCCCCAGCAGATCCCCCTCCACATCCTGGATGAAGACTACACTGGACAGGCCAGA TGCATGCTGGAAAAAGTCGGGAACTGGAATTTTGATATTTTCCTCTTCGATAGGTTGACAAATG GAAACAGCCTGATCACTCTGACCTTCCACCTGCTGAACCAGTATGGCCTGGTGGAGCTCTTCCAGCTGGACATGGTCAAACTATGGAGGTTCCTGGTCATGGTCCAGGAGGATTACCACGGCGACAACCCCTACCACAACGCAGTCCACGCTGCAGATGTCACACAGGCCATGTACTGCTATATGCGGGAGCCCATG CTTGCAAAGTCTCTAACCTCCTATGACATCCTACTGGGACTGCTAGCAGCCGCCACTCATGACCTGGACCATCCTGGGGTCAACCAGCCTTTCCTCATCAAGACTGACCACTATCTCGCTACACTCTACAGG AATACCTCAGTTCTGGAAAATCACCACTGGAAGTCAGCAGTGGGGCTGCTCAGAGAGACTGGGCTGTTCTCCCACCTGCCAGCTGAGGACAG GCTGAGCATGGAGAGGGAGTTAGGCTCCTTAATCTTGGCCACGGACATCAGCAGACAGAATGATTACCTGTCCAGGTTTCGTCTGCACCTGGACCAGGAGAACCTGTGCTTGAGCAGTGCCAGCCACCGCCACTTCATCCTGCAG ATGGCTCTGAAGTGTGCGGACATCTGTAACCCCTGCAGACCCTGGGAGCTGAGCAAACAGTGGAGTGAGAAAGTCACTGAGGAGTTCTTCCAACAAG GAGACATTGAGAGGAAGCACAAACTTGAAGTCAGCCCACTTTGTGACAGAGACAACAACACAGTTGGCAACATTCAAATAG GCTTCATGACATATGTGGCGGAGCCGCTGTTTGCAGAGTGGGCCCGTTTCTCCGACACGCGTCTGTCCCAGACCATGCTGGGCCACATGGGGCTGAACAAGGCCAGCTGGGGCGGCCTGCAGCAGGAACAAACCGCTGTCTCCGAGGAGGGAGAGCCCAGCACAGCCGGCGCAGACACCGAAGACGGCGCCGCTCCCCGAAGAAACGGCAACACAGCTACAGGCGCAGGAGGAACCAGCTCCAAAGAAATACCTCAGGGAAGCAGAGAATCCTGA
- the pde7a gene encoding high affinity cAMP-specific 3',5'-cyclic phosphodiesterase 7A isoform X6 codes for MLDVRVRSQVGFEPERRSSHPYLCIDFRTLHVRLGCGSASSAPERRVHRLLSFQRYLHSSRLLRGVPQQIPLHILDEDYTGQARCMLEKVGNWNFDIFLFDRLTNGNSLITLTFHLLNQYGLVELFQLDMVKLWRFLVMVQEDYHGDNPYHNAVHAADVTQAMYCYMREPMLAKSLTSYDILLGLLAAATHDLDHPGVNQPFLIKTDHYLATLYRNTSVLENHHWKSAVGLLRETGLFSHLPAEDRLSMERELGSLILATDISRQNDYLSRFRLHLDQENLCLSSASHRHFILQMALKCADICNPCRPWELSKQWSEKVTEEFFQQGDIERKHKLEVSPLCDRDNNTVGNIQIGFMTYVAEPLFAEWARFSDTRLSQTMLGHMGLNKASWGGLQQEQTAVSEEGEPSTAGADTEDGAAPRRNGNTATGAGGTSSKEIPQGSRES; via the exons ATGCTAG ATGTGAGAGTGAGAAGTCAGGTTGGATTTGAACCAGAACGAAGAAGCTCCCACCCGTACCTGTGCATTGACTTCCGAACTCTTCACG tgcGGCTGGGCTGTGGGTCTGCCAGCTCTGCTCCTGAAAGGAGGGTCCACAGACTGCTCAGCTTCCAGAGGTACCTGCACTCGTCCCGCCTGCTGCGGGGAGTCCCCCAGCAGATCCCCCTCCACATCCTGGATGAAGACTACACTGGACAGGCCAGA TGCATGCTGGAAAAAGTCGGGAACTGGAATTTTGATATTTTCCTCTTCGATAGGTTGACAAATG GAAACAGCCTGATCACTCTGACCTTCCACCTGCTGAACCAGTATGGCCTGGTGGAGCTCTTCCAGCTGGACATGGTCAAACTATGGAGGTTCCTGGTCATGGTCCAGGAGGATTACCACGGCGACAACCCCTACCACAACGCAGTCCACGCTGCAGATGTCACACAGGCCATGTACTGCTATATGCGGGAGCCCATG CTTGCAAAGTCTCTAACCTCCTATGACATCCTACTGGGACTGCTAGCAGCCGCCACTCATGACCTGGACCATCCTGGGGTCAACCAGCCTTTCCTCATCAAGACTGACCACTATCTCGCTACACTCTACAGG AATACCTCAGTTCTGGAAAATCACCACTGGAAGTCAGCAGTGGGGCTGCTCAGAGAGACTGGGCTGTTCTCCCACCTGCCAGCTGAGGACAG GCTGAGCATGGAGAGGGAGTTAGGCTCCTTAATCTTGGCCACGGACATCAGCAGACAGAATGATTACCTGTCCAGGTTTCGTCTGCACCTGGACCAGGAGAACCTGTGCTTGAGCAGTGCCAGCCACCGCCACTTCATCCTGCAG ATGGCTCTGAAGTGTGCGGACATCTGTAACCCCTGCAGACCCTGGGAGCTGAGCAAACAGTGGAGTGAGAAAGTCACTGAGGAGTTCTTCCAACAAG GAGACATTGAGAGGAAGCACAAACTTGAAGTCAGCCCACTTTGTGACAGAGACAACAACACAGTTGGCAACATTCAAATAG GCTTCATGACATATGTGGCGGAGCCGCTGTTTGCAGAGTGGGCCCGTTTCTCCGACACGCGTCTGTCCCAGACCATGCTGGGCCACATGGGGCTGAACAAGGCCAGCTGGGGCGGCCTGCAGCAGGAACAAACCGCTGTCTCCGAGGAGGGAGAGCCCAGCACAGCCGGCGCAGACACCGAAGACGGCGCCGCTCCCCGAAGAAACGGCAACACAGCTACAGGCGCAGGAGGAACCAGCTCCAAAGAAATACCTCAGGGAAGCAGAGAATCCTGA